One Brassica napus cultivar Da-Ae chromosome C2, Da-Ae, whole genome shotgun sequence DNA window includes the following coding sequences:
- the LOC125575643 gene encoding protein NRT1/ PTR FAMILY 2.11: MERKPLEVESTDHQKPSSAVYDGSATAVDSVEEEVQETKLVYRGWKVMPFIIGNETFEKLGIIGTLSNLLVYLTAVFNMKSITAATIINAFSGTINFGTFVAAFLCDTYFGRYKTLTVAVIACFLGSLVILLTAAVPQLHPAPCGTALTCTGPSGGQIAFLLMGLAFLVVGAGGIRPCNLAFGADQFNPKSESGKRGIDSFFNWYFFTFTFAQILSLTLVVYIQSNVSWTIGLTIPVVLMFLACVIFFAGDKLYVKIKASGSPLASIAQVITVAIKKRGLKAVKQPWVNLYNYYPLNYANSKLKYTDQFRFLDKAAILAPEDKLEADGKPTDPWKLCTMQQVEEVKCIVRVLPIWFASSIYYLTITQQMTYPVFQALQSDRRLGSGGFVIPAATYVVFLMTGMTVFIIIYDRVLVPTLRRITGIDTGITLLQRIGTGIFFAFLSLVVSGFVEERRRTFALTKPTLGMAPRKGEISSMSAMWLIPQLTLAGVAEAFGAIGQMEFYYKQFPENMRSFAGSIFYVGGGVSSYLGSFLIATVHRTTQNSAGGNWLAEDLNKGRLDLFYFMIAGILAVNFAYFLVMSRWYRYKGSDDEVTSYETNGDVIKQQDKNKV; encoded by the exons ATGGAGAGAAAGCCTCTGGAAGTTGAGTCCACCGATCATCAGAAACCTTCCTCCGCCGTGTACGACGGCTCTGCTACGGCGGTTGATTCTGTTGAAGAAGAAGTTCAGGAAACCAAACTCGTTTATAGAGGCTGGAAAGTCATGCCTTTCATCATAG GAAACGAGACATTTGAGAAGCTTGGGATCATTGGAACACTATCAAACCTTCTGGTTTACTTAACTGCTGTCTTCAACATGAAGAGTATCACAGCCGCAACAATCATCAACGCCTTTAGTGGCACAATCAACTTCGGAACCTTCGTTGCTGCCTTCCTTTGCGACACTTACTTCGGCCGTTACAAGACACTAACCGTCGCGGTCATCGCATGTTTTCTT GGATCACTTGTGATACTATTAACTGCTGCAGTACCACAACTGCATCCAGCTCCATGCGGAACAGCCCTCACGTGTACAGGCCCAAGTGGCGGCCAGATAGCCTTTCTACTAATGGGTCTTGCCTTTCTTGTGGTGGGAGCAGGTGGGATTAGACCGTGTAATCTTGCTTTTGGAGCTGATCAGTTTAACCCTAAAAGCGAGTCAGGGAAGAGAGGGATTGATAGTTTCTTTAACTGGTACTTCTTCACCTTCACGTTCGCGCAGATCTTGTCGCTGACACTAGTTGTCTACATCCAGTCTAACGTCAGTTGGACCATCGGTTTAACCATACCTGTCGTGTTAATGTTCTTGGCCTGCGTGATCTTCTTTGCGGGTGATAAGTTGTATGTCAAGATCAAAGCCTCAGGTAGTCCATTGGCTAGTATAGCTCAAGTTATAACGGTTGCTATCAAGAAACGTGGGTTAAAGGCTGTGAAGCAGCCTTGGGTTAACCTTTACAATTACTACCCACTAAACTACGCAAACTCTAAGCTCAAGTACACCGACCAGTTCAG gtTTCTTGATAAGGCGGCGATCTTGGCTCCTGAAGACAAGTTGGAGGCTGATGGCAAGCCTACGGATCCATGGAAGCTATGTACAATGCAACAAGTTGAAGAAGTGAAGTGCATTGTGAGAGTGCTTCCTATATGGTTCGCTTCATCTATCTACTACTTGACCATCACGCAACAAATGACCTACCCAGTCTTCCAAGCCCTCCAGAGCGATCGTCGCTTAGGCTCTGGAGGTTTTGTGATTCCTGCAGCCACCTATGTGGTCTTCTTGATGACGGGAATGACTGTTTTCATCATAATCTACGACCGCGTCCTCGTGCCTACCTTGAGAAGAATCACCGGTATAGACACCGGGATCACGCTCTTGCAAAGGATAGGAACCGGGATTTTCTTCGCCTTTTTGAGCTTGGTAGTGTCTGGTTTCGTCGAGGAACGAAGGAGGACCTTCGCATTGACTAAACCAACACTTGGTATGGCGCCACGGAAGGGAGAAATCTCCTCAATGTCAGCTATGTGGCTGATACCGCAGCTCACACTTGCGGGTGTAGCCGAGGCATTTGGAGCCATTGGGCAGATGGAGTTTTACTACAAGCAGTTCCCCGAGAACATGAGGAGTTTCGCCGGCTCCATCTTCTATGTCGGAGGAGGAGTTTCGAGTTACCTCGGCAGCTTCTTGATTGCAACGGTACACAGGACGACGCAGAACTCGGCTGGCGGTAACTGGTTAGCTGAAGATTTGAACAAAGGGAGATTGGATTTGTTTTACTTCATGATCGCTGGAATCTTGGCGGTTAATTTTGCTTACTTCTTGGTGATGTCAAGATGGTATAGGTACAAAGGAAGTGATGATGAAGTGACAAGTTATGAAACAAATGGAGATGTGATCAAACAACAAGACAAGAACAAAGTCTAA
- the LOC106405436 gene encoding ATPase 11, plasma membrane-type isoform X2: MGDKEEVLEAVLKETVDLENVPIEEVFESLRCSREGLTTAAADERLALFGHNKLEEKKESKFLKFLGFMWNPLSWVMEAAAIMAIALANGGGKPPDWQDFVGIITLLVINSTISFIEENNAGNAAAALMARLAPKAKVLRDGRWGEQDAAILVPGDIISIKLGDIVPADARLLEGDPLKIDQSSLTGESLPVTKGPGDGVYSGSTCKQGELEAVVIATGVHTFFGKAAHLVDTTNQVGHFQQVLTAIGNFCICSIAVGMLIEIVVMYPIQHRAYRPGIDNLLVLLIGGIPIAMPTVLSVTMAIGSHRLSQQGAITKRMTAIEEMAGMDVLCSDKTGTLTLNKLTVDKNLIEVFTKGVDADAVVLMAAQASRLENQDAIDAAIVGMLADPKEARAGVREVHFLPFNPTDKRTALTYIDSDGKMHRVSKGAPEQILSLSHNKSEIERRVHAVIDKFAERGLRSLAVAYQEVPEGTKESSGGPWQFVGLMPLFDPPRHDSAETIRRALNLGVNVKMITGDQLAIGKETGRRLGMGTNMYPSSALLGQNKDESIGALPVDDLIEKADGFAGVFPEHKYEIVKRLQARKHICGMTGDGVNDAPALKKADIGIAVADATDAARSASDIVLTEPGLSVIISAVLTSRAIFQRMKNYTIYAVSITIRIVLGFMLLALIWKFDFPPFMVLIIAILNDGTIMTISKDRVKPSPLPDSWKLSEIFATGVVFGSYMAMMTVIFFWVAYKTDFFPRTFGVSTLEKTAHDDFRKLASAIYLQVSIISQALIFVTRSRSWSYVERPGMLLVIAFMLAQLVATLIAVYANWSFAAIEGIGWGWAGVIWLYNIVFYIPLDIIKFLIRYALSGRAWDLVIEQRIAFTRKKDFGKEQRELQWAHAQRTLHGLQAPDAKMFPERTHFNELSQMAEEAKRRAEIARLRELHTLKGHVESVVRLKGLDIETIQQSYTV; encoded by the exons ATGGGAGACAAGGAAGAGGTCCTTGAGGCTGTTCTGAAAGAAACAGTGGATCTG gaaAATGTGCCAATTGAAGAAGTTTTTGAGAGTCTGAGATGTAGCAGAGAAGGTCTCACTACAGCTGCTGCTGATGAGAGGCTTGCCCTCTTTGGTCACAACAAGCTTGAAGAGAAAAAG gaAAGCAAATTTCTGAAGTTTCTAGGATTCATGTGGAACCCTCTCTCATGGGTGATGGAAGCTGCTGCCATTATGGCTATTGCACTTGCTAATGGAGGA GGGAAGCCTCCTGACTGGCAAGACTTTGTTGGTATCATCACTCTGCTTGTGATAAACTCCACCATCAGTTTCATTGAGGAGAACAACGCTGGTAATGCCGCTGCTGCTCTCATGGCACGTCTTGCTCCCAAAGCAAAG gtactgagagaTGGAAGGTGGGGTGAGCAGGATGCTGCAATTCTTGTCCCTGGAGACATCATCAGCATCAAGCTTGGTGACATTGTTCCTGCTGATGCTCGCCTTCTCGAAGGAGACCCTCTCAAGATAGATCAG TCTTCTCTTACTGGTGAATCTCTCCCAGTAACCAAAGGTCCAGGGGATGGTGTGTACTCAGGCTCCACATGCAAACAAGGAGAGCTTGAAGCAGTTGTGATTGCAACTGGAGTCCACACCTTCTTTGGAAAAGCTGCTCATCTTGTTGATACAACCAACCAAGTTGGCCATTTTCAACAG GTCTTAACAGCCATTGGGAACTTCTGCATCTGCTCCATTGCAGTGGGGATGTTAATTGAGATTGTAGTAATGTATCCCATTCAACACCGAGCATACCGCCCTGGGATTGATAACCTCCTTGTCCTTCTCATTGGTGGTATCCCAATCGCCATGCCAACGGTTCTGTCTGTGACCATGGCTATTGGCTCTCATAGATTGTCTCAGCAGGGAGCAATCACCAAGAGGATGACAGCTATTGAGGAAATGGCTGGCATGGATGTGCTTTGCAGTGACAAGACCGGAACATTAACATTGAATAAACTCACTGTTGACAAGAATCTCATAGAG GTTTTCACAAAGGGTGTGGATGCGGATGCTGTTGTCCTAATGGCAGCTCAAGCGTCTAGACTTGAGAACCAAGATGCTATAGATGCTGCTATTGTTGGGATGCTTGCAGACCCTAAAGAGGCAAGAGCTGGTGTTAGAGAGGTTCACTTTCTTCCATTCAACCCCACTGATAAGAGGACGGCTCTTACATATATTGACAGTGATGGTAAAATGCATAGAGTCAGCAAAGGTGCACCTGAGCAA ATTCTAAGTCTTTCCCACAATAAGTCAGAGATTGAGAGGAGAGTTCATGCTGTAATAGACAAGTTCGCTGAACGGGGTCTGAGGTCTCTTGCCGTGGCATACCAG GAAGTTCCTGAAGGGACAAAGGAAAGTTCTGGAGGCCCTTGGCAATTTGTGGGCCTCATGCCTCTCTTTGACCCACCTAGGCATGACAGTGCAGAGACAATCAGAAGAGCCTTAAACCTTGGTGTGAATGTCAAAATGATCACAG GTGATCAGTTAGCTATAGGAAAAGAAACAGGACGCCGTTTAGGGATGGGAACCAACATGTACCCTTCATCTGCTTTGCTTGGACAGAACAAGGATGAGTCTATAGGTGCTTTACCAGTAGATGATCTCATAGAAAAAGCTGATGGCTTCGCTGGCGTCTTCCCTG AGCATAAGTATGAGATAGTGAAGAGACTGCAAGCCAGGAAGCATATATGTGGGATGACTGGTGATGGAGTAAACGATGCTCCTGCTCTTAAAAAGGCTGACATTGGCATTGCAGTTGCTGATGCAACTGACGCAGCTCGTAGTGCTTCGGATATTGTTTTGACTGAGCCTGGTCTCAGTGTTATCATCAGTGCTGTATTGACCAGCCGAGCTATCTTCCAGAGAATGAAAAATTATACT ATCTATGCTGTTTCCATCACAATCCGTATTGTT CTTGGCTTCATGCTGCTGGCTCTCATATGGAAGTTTGACTTCCCTCCCTTCATGGTTCTTATCATAGCAATCCTTAACGATG GAACTATTATGACAATATCAAAGGATAGGGTGAAACCTTCCCCTCTTCCAGATAGCTGGAAACTGTCAGAGATTTTTGCAACTGGTGTTGTGTTTGGGAGCTACATGGCAATGATGACAGTTATATTCTTCTGGGTTGCATATAAAACCGACTTCTTCCCG AGAACGTTTGGAGTTTCAACCTTGGAGAAAACAGCACATGATGATTTCAGGAAGCTTGCCTCAGCAATATACTTACAAGTCAGCATTATAAGTCAGGCGCTTATCTTTGTGACTCGGTCAAGGAGCTGGTCCTATGTGGAACGTCCTGGGATGTTGCTTGTGATAGCTTTTATGCTTGCACAATTG GTGGCTACTCTAATTGCAGTCTATGCAAATTGGAGCTTTGCTGCTATTGAAGGGATAGGGTGGGGGTGGGCTGGAGTCATTTGGCTTTACAACATTGTCTTCTACATTCCTCTTGACATCATCAAGTTCTTGATTCGGTATGCACTTAGTGGCAGAGCTTGGGATCTTGTTATTGAACAAAGG ATTGCATTCACTAGGAAGAAAGATTTTGGGAAAGAGCAAAGGGAGTTACAATGGGCACATGCGCAGAGGACGCTGCATGGGTTGCAAGCACCAGATGCTAAGATGTTCCCAGAGCGAACCCATTTCAACGAGCTGTCTCAaatggctgaagaagctaagagaAGAGCAGAGATCGCTAG GTTGAGGGAGCTTCACACACTCAAGGGTCACGTTGAATCTGTGGTGAGACTTAAAGGTCTTGACATTGAAACCATTCAACAGTCCTACACAGTCTGA
- the LOC106405436 gene encoding ATPase 11, plasma membrane-type isoform X1, translating to MGDKEEVLEAVLKETVDLENVPIEEVFESLRCSREGLTTAAADERLALFGHNKLEEKKESKFLKFLGFMWNPLSWVMEAAAIMAIALANGGGKPPDWQDFVGIITLLVINSTISFIEENNAGNAAAALMARLAPKAKVLRDGRWGEQDAAILVPGDIISIKLGDIVPADARLLEGDPLKIDQSSLTGESLPVTKGPGDGVYSGSTCKQGELEAVVIATGVHTFFGKAAHLVDTTNQVGHFQQVLTAIGNFCICSIAVGMLIEIVVMYPIQHRAYRPGIDNLLVLLIGGIPIAMPTVLSVTMAIGSHRLSQQGAITKRMTAIEEMAGMDVLCSDKTGTLTLNKLTVDKNLIEVFTKGVDADAVVLMAAQASRLENQDAIDAAIVGMLADPKEARAGVREVHFLPFNPTDKRTALTYIDSDGKMHRVSKGAPEQILSLSHNKSEIERRVHAVIDKFAERGLRSLAVAYQEVPEGTKESSGGPWQFVGLMPLFDPPRHDSAETIRRALNLGVNVKMITGDQLAIGKETGRRLGMGTNMYPSSALLGQNKDESIGALPVDDLIEKADGFAGVFPEHKYEIVKRLQARKHICGMTGDGVNDAPALKKADIGIAVADATDAARSASDIVLTEPGLSVIISAVLTSRAIFQRMKNYTIYAVSITIRIVVSYHLNIFLFFSHFLLQVDVHMYATYLFQLGFMLLALIWKFDFPPFMVLIIAILNDGTIMTISKDRVKPSPLPDSWKLSEIFATGVVFGSYMAMMTVIFFWVAYKTDFFPRTFGVSTLEKTAHDDFRKLASAIYLQVSIISQALIFVTRSRSWSYVERPGMLLVIAFMLAQLVATLIAVYANWSFAAIEGIGWGWAGVIWLYNIVFYIPLDIIKFLIRYALSGRAWDLVIEQRIAFTRKKDFGKEQRELQWAHAQRTLHGLQAPDAKMFPERTHFNELSQMAEEAKRRAEIARLRELHTLKGHVESVVRLKGLDIETIQQSYTV from the exons ATGGGAGACAAGGAAGAGGTCCTTGAGGCTGTTCTGAAAGAAACAGTGGATCTG gaaAATGTGCCAATTGAAGAAGTTTTTGAGAGTCTGAGATGTAGCAGAGAAGGTCTCACTACAGCTGCTGCTGATGAGAGGCTTGCCCTCTTTGGTCACAACAAGCTTGAAGAGAAAAAG gaAAGCAAATTTCTGAAGTTTCTAGGATTCATGTGGAACCCTCTCTCATGGGTGATGGAAGCTGCTGCCATTATGGCTATTGCACTTGCTAATGGAGGA GGGAAGCCTCCTGACTGGCAAGACTTTGTTGGTATCATCACTCTGCTTGTGATAAACTCCACCATCAGTTTCATTGAGGAGAACAACGCTGGTAATGCCGCTGCTGCTCTCATGGCACGTCTTGCTCCCAAAGCAAAG gtactgagagaTGGAAGGTGGGGTGAGCAGGATGCTGCAATTCTTGTCCCTGGAGACATCATCAGCATCAAGCTTGGTGACATTGTTCCTGCTGATGCTCGCCTTCTCGAAGGAGACCCTCTCAAGATAGATCAG TCTTCTCTTACTGGTGAATCTCTCCCAGTAACCAAAGGTCCAGGGGATGGTGTGTACTCAGGCTCCACATGCAAACAAGGAGAGCTTGAAGCAGTTGTGATTGCAACTGGAGTCCACACCTTCTTTGGAAAAGCTGCTCATCTTGTTGATACAACCAACCAAGTTGGCCATTTTCAACAG GTCTTAACAGCCATTGGGAACTTCTGCATCTGCTCCATTGCAGTGGGGATGTTAATTGAGATTGTAGTAATGTATCCCATTCAACACCGAGCATACCGCCCTGGGATTGATAACCTCCTTGTCCTTCTCATTGGTGGTATCCCAATCGCCATGCCAACGGTTCTGTCTGTGACCATGGCTATTGGCTCTCATAGATTGTCTCAGCAGGGAGCAATCACCAAGAGGATGACAGCTATTGAGGAAATGGCTGGCATGGATGTGCTTTGCAGTGACAAGACCGGAACATTAACATTGAATAAACTCACTGTTGACAAGAATCTCATAGAG GTTTTCACAAAGGGTGTGGATGCGGATGCTGTTGTCCTAATGGCAGCTCAAGCGTCTAGACTTGAGAACCAAGATGCTATAGATGCTGCTATTGTTGGGATGCTTGCAGACCCTAAAGAGGCAAGAGCTGGTGTTAGAGAGGTTCACTTTCTTCCATTCAACCCCACTGATAAGAGGACGGCTCTTACATATATTGACAGTGATGGTAAAATGCATAGAGTCAGCAAAGGTGCACCTGAGCAA ATTCTAAGTCTTTCCCACAATAAGTCAGAGATTGAGAGGAGAGTTCATGCTGTAATAGACAAGTTCGCTGAACGGGGTCTGAGGTCTCTTGCCGTGGCATACCAG GAAGTTCCTGAAGGGACAAAGGAAAGTTCTGGAGGCCCTTGGCAATTTGTGGGCCTCATGCCTCTCTTTGACCCACCTAGGCATGACAGTGCAGAGACAATCAGAAGAGCCTTAAACCTTGGTGTGAATGTCAAAATGATCACAG GTGATCAGTTAGCTATAGGAAAAGAAACAGGACGCCGTTTAGGGATGGGAACCAACATGTACCCTTCATCTGCTTTGCTTGGACAGAACAAGGATGAGTCTATAGGTGCTTTACCAGTAGATGATCTCATAGAAAAAGCTGATGGCTTCGCTGGCGTCTTCCCTG AGCATAAGTATGAGATAGTGAAGAGACTGCAAGCCAGGAAGCATATATGTGGGATGACTGGTGATGGAGTAAACGATGCTCCTGCTCTTAAAAAGGCTGACATTGGCATTGCAGTTGCTGATGCAACTGACGCAGCTCGTAGTGCTTCGGATATTGTTTTGACTGAGCCTGGTCTCAGTGTTATCATCAGTGCTGTATTGACCAGCCGAGCTATCTTCCAGAGAATGAAAAATTATACT ATCTATGCTGTTTCCATCACAATCCGTATTGTTGTAAGTTaccatttgaatatttttttgtttttttcccaCTTTCTATTACAAGTTGATGTTCATATGTATGCTACTTACTTGTTTCAGCTTGGCTTCATGCTGCTGGCTCTCATATGGAAGTTTGACTTCCCTCCCTTCATGGTTCTTATCATAGCAATCCTTAACGATG GAACTATTATGACAATATCAAAGGATAGGGTGAAACCTTCCCCTCTTCCAGATAGCTGGAAACTGTCAGAGATTTTTGCAACTGGTGTTGTGTTTGGGAGCTACATGGCAATGATGACAGTTATATTCTTCTGGGTTGCATATAAAACCGACTTCTTCCCG AGAACGTTTGGAGTTTCAACCTTGGAGAAAACAGCACATGATGATTTCAGGAAGCTTGCCTCAGCAATATACTTACAAGTCAGCATTATAAGTCAGGCGCTTATCTTTGTGACTCGGTCAAGGAGCTGGTCCTATGTGGAACGTCCTGGGATGTTGCTTGTGATAGCTTTTATGCTTGCACAATTG GTGGCTACTCTAATTGCAGTCTATGCAAATTGGAGCTTTGCTGCTATTGAAGGGATAGGGTGGGGGTGGGCTGGAGTCATTTGGCTTTACAACATTGTCTTCTACATTCCTCTTGACATCATCAAGTTCTTGATTCGGTATGCACTTAGTGGCAGAGCTTGGGATCTTGTTATTGAACAAAGG ATTGCATTCACTAGGAAGAAAGATTTTGGGAAAGAGCAAAGGGAGTTACAATGGGCACATGCGCAGAGGACGCTGCATGGGTTGCAAGCACCAGATGCTAAGATGTTCCCAGAGCGAACCCATTTCAACGAGCTGTCTCAaatggctgaagaagctaagagaAGAGCAGAGATCGCTAG GTTGAGGGAGCTTCACACACTCAAGGGTCACGTTGAATCTGTGGTGAGACTTAAAGGTCTTGACATTGAAACCATTCAACAGTCCTACACAGTCTGA